The following proteins come from a genomic window of Panicum hallii strain FIL2 chromosome 8, PHallii_v3.1, whole genome shotgun sequence:
- the LOC112902998 gene encoding F-box/WD-40 repeat-containing protein At3g52030, with protein MEASSSRGWSGSAALKRRRGAGACSGSGSTAQSLNDDILRSVFSRLDDHFDLARCAAVCSSWNRIIVTAHLMRELYYKRNPPARGSSSNISVKSYFEALAMDEHTSSLSSGPADAYQWIGHPMRATLCRMRGGSILTGVGDKFLRLWSAETCKFMNEYNVPNAKTLVDFNFDENKIVGLTSSQICIWRRSEPISIFQSGGASFNHGLCMSFADPEVVIGCEDGRAFVYDMYSRSCSSIYRLHSSPVTCLTITDDQLILGGSTFGNVAIADQTSGQKLGVLKSAYAPLAIRSLSFNTNSHMVFAGSSAGYAHCWDLRTLKPLWEPRVSPNVIYSVHHLPGDTTTLAVGGIDGVLRLICQRTGDIIRSIIVDTVCPAESTSRSRHQIEKKRVREVAPGAQVDNISTRLRPQITSLSVGMKKIVTTHGENYIRVLKFGPKKS; from the exons ATGGaggcgagcagcagccggggTTGGAGCGGGAGCGCGGCTCTCAAGCGCCGCAGAGGCGCCGGCGCCTGCTCCGGCTCCGGGTCGACGGCGCAGTCGCTGAACGACGACATCCTCCGCTCCGTCTTCTCCCGTCTGGACGACCACTTCGACCTcgcccgatgcgccgccgtctGCAGCTCCTG GAATAGGATAATTGTAACAGCACATCTCATGAGGGAGCTTTATTACAAGAGGAATCCACCAGCAAGAGGTTCAAGCTCTAACATTTCAGTGAAAAGTTACTTTGAGGCGCTTGCAATGGATGAGCATACATCCTCTTTGTCTAGTGGGCCAGCTGATGCCTATCAGTGGATTGGCCACCCAATGAG gGCTACTTTGTGCCGTATGAGGGGTGGTTCGATTTTAACTGGAGTTGGAGATAAG TTTCTCCGGCTTTGGTCTGCTGAAACCTGCAAATTCATGAATGAGTACAATGTGCCGAATGCTAAAACATTGGTCGACTTCAATTTTGATGAGAATAAG ATTGTAGGTTTGACTAGCTCCCAGATTTGCATATGGAGACGGAGTGAACCAATAAGCATATTTCAATCTGGTGGAGCCTCTTTCAATCATGGGTTATGCATGAG TTTTGCTGACCCAGAGGTTGTAATTGGCTGTGAGGATGGTCGAGCCTTTGTATATGATATGTACAGTAGGAGTTGTTCAAGTATTTATCG GCTTCATTCTTCTCCTGTGACATGCTTAACAATAACAGATGATCAGCTGATTCTTGGTGGTTCTACATTTGGAAATGTAGCTATTGCGGATCAAACCTCAGGGCAGAAGTTAGGTGTTCTGAAATCAGCTTATGCACCTTTAG CAATAAGATCCTTATCTTTCAACACAAATTCACACATGGTATTCGCTGGCTCATCTGCTGGTTATGCACATTGCTGGGACTTAAG GACTCTGAAGCCTCTTTGGGAACCAAGAGTCAGCCCAAACGTCATCTACAGTGTACATCACTTGCCAGGTGACACAACAACACTGGCAGTCGGTGGCATCGACGGTGTGCTTCGGTTGATATGCCAAAGAACCGGTGATATCATTCGAAGCATTATCGTGGACACAGTCTGCCCAGCAGAATCCACATCGAGATCCAGGCATCAAATTGAGAAGAAGCGTGTTCGCGAGGTTGCCCCGGGTGCCCAAGTGGACAACATCTCCACACGCTTGCGCCCTCAGATTACCAGCCTGTCGGTTGGCATGAAGAAAATCGTGACCACCCATGGCGAAAACTACATTAGGGTCTTGAAGTTTGGCCCGAAAAAATCATAA